In Anaerolineales bacterium, a genomic segment contains:
- a CDS encoding hydrogenase maturation protease: MILVIGYGNPLSSDDGLGPYAVEQLAAQAEQRLADKVDYQIVYQLTPELAEPISRAECVIFVDAAYSAGETPGTLTCQILPPTAPPLRTTSAAFTHHLDAAALLESAQSLYGRRPVAYVYTVTGETFALGQTFSAAVESVLPTLIDHLKARLSQCTNLALPRTSFEDFSASLSGKVSPA, encoded by the coding sequence ATGATCCTCGTCATTGGCTATGGAAATCCCCTCAGCAGCGACGATGGGCTTGGTCCGTATGCCGTTGAGCAGTTGGCAGCGCAAGCCGAGCAAAGACTGGCAGATAAAGTCGATTACCAGATCGTCTATCAACTGACACCGGAACTTGCCGAGCCAATCAGCCGCGCCGAATGTGTCATTTTTGTTGATGCTGCCTATAGCGCTGGCGAAACGCCCGGGACGCTCACCTGCCAGATACTACCCCCCACCGCACCACCTCTCCGCACAACGTCAGCCGCCTTTACCCACCACCTTGATGCGGCGGCACTGTTGGAAAGCGCTCAGTCTCTCTATGGGCGCCGTCCGGTGGCGTATGTGTACACCGTCACGGGGGAAACCTTTGCCTTAGGGCAGACCTTTTCCGCCGCAGTGGAGTCTGTTTTACCGACGTTGATCGATCATCTGAAAGCGAGGCTATCCCAATGCACGAATTTGGCGTTACCGAGAACATCCTTCGAGGACTTCTCAGCCAGCTTGAGCGGGAAGGTGTCACCCGCGTAG
- a CDS encoding Ni/Fe hydrogenase subunit alpha produces the protein MSRQLVIDPVTRIEGHSKITIQLDDAGKVQDAYFHVTQMRGFEKFCEGRPFHEMPALMARICGICPVSHLMASAKACDALMRVTIPRPAIHLRRIMNLAQIIQSHALSFFYLSSPDLLLGMDADPQQRNLFGVAALHPELARDGVRMRQFGQQVIELLGGKRIHPGWVVPGGVSEALSSEKRETLLAMIPDVLLIARRTLAWFKETLARYHDEIENFANFPSLFLGLANAEDTLEMYDGRLRFVDSAGVLVAEVDGKDYQTVIAEAVERQSYLKSPYYKPLGYPEGMYRVGPLARLNIVKRCGTPLADEALDEFRQQDRTSSFHYHYARLIDILYSLEAMDRLLREHDILDSRVRVYASPNRHHGVGVSEAPRGTLIHHYEIDDNGLITRANLIIATGHNNLAMNRGVLQVAQRYVDSARLNEGMLNRVEAVIRAFDPCLSCSTHAIGQMPLHLQLLSADGKVLDEVKR, from the coding sequence ATGAGTCGTCAACTTGTTATTGATCCGGTCACCCGGATTGAAGGTCACTCAAAAATCACCATTCAGTTGGATGATGCCGGCAAGGTGCAAGATGCCTACTTCCATGTCACCCAGATGCGCGGCTTCGAGAAATTTTGTGAGGGGCGACCCTTTCACGAGATGCCCGCACTCATGGCACGTATCTGCGGGATTTGCCCCGTCAGCCATTTGATGGCGTCGGCAAAGGCGTGTGATGCTCTGATGCGGGTCACCATTCCCAGACCAGCAATCCATTTGCGGCGGATTATGAACCTTGCCCAAATTATCCAATCGCACGCCCTCAGTTTCTTTTACCTTTCCTCGCCAGACCTTCTTTTGGGGATGGATGCCGATCCACAGCAGCGCAACCTCTTTGGCGTAGCGGCGTTACATCCCGAACTTGCCCGCGATGGTGTGCGGATGCGCCAATTTGGGCAGCAGGTGATCGAACTCTTAGGCGGCAAACGGATTCATCCGGGGTGGGTGGTGCCGGGCGGCGTCAGCGAGGCGCTCTCCAGCGAAAAGCGGGAGACGCTCTTGGCGATGATCCCCGATGTGCTGCTCATTGCCCGCCGAACGTTGGCATGGTTCAAAGAGACGCTGGCGCGTTACCATGATGAGATTGAGAACTTCGCCAATTTTCCAAGCCTCTTTTTGGGGCTGGCAAACGCGGAGGACACCCTTGAAATGTACGATGGGCGCTTGCGGTTTGTTGATTCAGCGGGCGTCCTCGTTGCCGAAGTGGACGGTAAAGACTACCAAACGGTGATTGCCGAAGCCGTTGAACGGCAGAGCTATCTGAAATCGCCCTATTACAAGCCGCTTGGCTACCCAGAGGGGATGTACCGCGTGGGTCCGTTGGCACGGTTGAATATTGTCAAGCGCTGCGGAACGCCTCTTGCCGATGAAGCCCTTGATGAATTCCGCCAACAAGATCGCACGAGTTCGTTTCATTATCACTATGCCCGCCTGATCGACATCCTCTACAGCCTAGAGGCGATGGATCGCCTTCTGCGCGAGCATGACATTTTGGATAGTCGGGTGCGGGTGTATGCCTCGCCCAATCGTCATCATGGGGTGGGTGTCAGCGAAGCGCCACGTGGGACGCTGATTCACCACTACGAAATTGATGACAACGGGCTGATCACCCGCGCCAACCTGATTATCGCCACCGGACACAACAACCTCGCGATGAATCGTGGGGTACTCCAAGTGGCGCAGCGCTATGTGGACAGCGCACGGCTGAACGAAGGGATGCTCAACCGCGTGGAGGCGGTGATCCGGGCATTTGATCCATGCCTTAGCTGTTCCACCCACGCTATAGGGCAAATGCCGCTCCACCTTCAACTTTTGAGCGCAGACGGCAAGGTGCTTGATGAGGTGAAACGATGA
- a CDS encoding hydrogenase maturation nickel metallochaperone HypA, with translation MHEFGVTENILRGLLSQLEREGVTRVGKVRFRRSSAFSEDVLRQTFSVLSANTPLEGADLVVDISVLNVTCRCGHRSDVTSDDLVGHMFICPQCGAVREISEAHDLELVEVIAETVDAVDSNHA, from the coding sequence ATGCACGAATTTGGCGTTACCGAGAACATCCTTCGAGGACTTCTCAGCCAGCTTGAGCGGGAAGGTGTCACCCGCGTAGGTAAGGTTCGTTTTCGCCGCAGCAGTGCCTTTTCCGAGGATGTTTTGCGCCAGACCTTCAGCGTTCTAAGCGCCAACACGCCACTGGAAGGGGCAGACCTAGTGGTAGATATTTCTGTCCTGAACGTCACCTGTCGCTGCGGTCACCGCAGCGATGTGACCAGCGATGATCTGGTGGGGCATATGTTCATCTGCCCACAGTGTGGGGCTGTGCGCGAGATTAGCGAAGCGCACGATCTTGAACTGGTGGAAGTGATCGCGGAAACGGTGGACGCCGTTGATAGTAACCATGCCTGA